A genomic region of Spirochaetota bacterium contains the following coding sequences:
- the tmk gene encoding dTMP kinase, whose protein sequence is MTLRLPLFIAFEGIDGCGKSTLCARLHAHFLSNKLPSVLLREPTDGIWGRKIREMLKGPELPDAAEQVRLFLMDREYDVENNILPAIRHRRLVLMDRYFYSNAAYQGAGGIPPVSILEENVRRGFPIPQRVYLLDLSPEAALERISGRDTGTGNDLFEKQEFLQRVRAHYLAMADERFSVMDGSADPESLFRAVRDDMERAFGA, encoded by the coding sequence ATGACGCTCCGGCTTCCCCTTTTCATCGCGTTCGAGGGCATAGACGGCTGCGGAAAATCGACGCTGTGCGCGCGGCTTCACGCCCACTTCCTGTCGAACAAGCTGCCCTCTGTGCTCCTCAGGGAGCCCACCGATGGGATCTGGGGACGAAAAATCCGGGAGATGCTCAAAGGGCCGGAACTCCCCGACGCCGCGGAGCAGGTGCGGCTCTTCCTCATGGATCGCGAGTATGACGTGGAGAACAACATACTTCCCGCGATCCGGCACCGCCGCCTGGTGCTCATGGACAGGTATTTCTACTCCAACGCGGCCTACCAGGGGGCAGGGGGAATCCCGCCCGTCTCGATTCTCGAGGAGAATGTGCGCCGGGGCTTCCCGATTCCCCAGCGGGTGTACCTGCTAGACCTGTCGCCCGAGGCCGCGCTCGAGCGGATCAGCGGGCGCGACACCGGCACGGGGAACGACCTTTTCGAAAAGCAGGAATTCCTCCAGCGGGTACGCGCCCATTACCTCGCGATGGCGGACGAGCGCTTTTCCGTGATGGACGGCTCGGCGGACCCGGAATCGCTCTTCAGGGCGGTGCGGGACGACATGGAGCGCGCATTCGGAGCGTAA
- a CDS encoding glucose-6-phosphate isomerase, with the protein MIRFDYNYFMDEHIGAEHGIGRADITGVEERAVAALARMEREKDAGALGFLGLPFDLKTAREIVKFRAAAGTKFDSVAVIGIGGSALGAQALRASLSHLYLNELDKKKRAGSCRMFFFDNVDPYEIEAMKDLLDVRKTLFLVISKSGGTTETNANFSILLEQLKKKAGKKYRDHIVAITDPEKGVLRKISDAEGFATFPVPANVGGRFSVLSAVGLVPAAFMGIDIMGLLKGARTTVERFYGKPLAQNAPLLNAAFHYLFDTRKGKRISVIMPYTRKLFLFSDWFRQLWAESLGKNRNMRGAPLVSGLTPVPALGTIDQHSQAQLYLEGPNDKVITFLKLEKFGRDVKIPDFYKGNPELDYISRKSLRELNRFEESATELALKMASRPSASIILSALDAKTVGEFIMFMEMQTAYAGYLYDINPYDQPAVEQGKHFTFGLLNRPGYEKFRTAFEKDYKKSATFVL; encoded by the coding sequence ATGATCAGGTTCGATTACAACTATTTCATGGACGAGCATATAGGCGCCGAGCACGGTATCGGCCGGGCCGATATTACCGGCGTGGAGGAGCGTGCCGTAGCGGCGCTCGCGCGCATGGAAAGGGAAAAAGACGCAGGCGCGCTTGGCTTTCTGGGACTGCCGTTCGACCTGAAAACTGCGCGGGAGATCGTAAAATTCCGCGCCGCCGCGGGGACGAAGTTCGACTCTGTCGCCGTCATTGGGATCGGGGGGTCCGCGCTCGGGGCGCAGGCACTGCGCGCCTCCCTTTCACACCTTTACCTGAACGAGCTCGATAAAAAGAAGAGGGCGGGCTCTTGTAGAATGTTCTTTTTCGACAACGTCGATCCGTACGAGATCGAGGCGATGAAGGACCTGCTGGATGTCAGGAAAACGCTTTTCCTCGTGATCTCGAAGTCCGGCGGGACTACGGAAACGAACGCGAACTTTTCGATCCTCCTGGAACAATTGAAGAAGAAAGCCGGGAAGAAATACCGCGACCACATTGTCGCGATCACGGACCCGGAGAAGGGGGTGCTCAGAAAAATAAGCGACGCGGAGGGGTTCGCGACCTTCCCCGTCCCCGCGAATGTCGGGGGACGCTTTTCCGTCCTTTCCGCGGTGGGTCTCGTCCCGGCGGCGTTCATGGGCATCGACATCATGGGACTGCTCAAGGGCGCCCGTACCACGGTGGAGCGCTTTTACGGGAAACCGCTCGCACAGAACGCCCCGCTCCTGAACGCGGCCTTCCACTACCTGTTCGATACCCGCAAGGGAAAGCGTATCAGCGTAATTATGCCATACACGCGGAAGCTTTTTCTCTTCTCCGACTGGTTCCGCCAGCTCTGGGCCGAATCGCTCGGGAAGAACCGGAACATGCGCGGGGCCCCGTTGGTATCCGGGCTCACGCCCGTCCCGGCGCTGGGGACCATAGACCAGCACTCGCAGGCGCAGCTTTACCTGGAGGGCCCCAACGACAAGGTGATCACGTTCCTCAAACTGGAAAAGTTCGGCCGCGACGTGAAGATCCCCGATTTCTACAAGGGAAACCCGGAGCTCGATTACATCTCGCGCAAGAGCCTGCGGGAGCTCAACCGGTTCGAGGAATCGGCGACGGAGCTCGCGCTCAAGATGGCATCCCGGCCCAGCGCGTCGATCATCCTCTCCGCGCTCGACGCGAAGACCGTGGGCGAATTCATAATGTTCATGGAAATGCAGACCGCGTACGCGGGCTACCTGTACGATATCAATCCCTACGACCAGCCGGCGGTGGAACAGGGAAAGCATTTCACCTTTGGGCTGCTCAACAGGCCCGGGTACGAAAAATTCCGCACCGCGTTCGAGAAGGATTACAAGAAGAGCGCGACATTCGTACTATGA
- a CDS encoding threonylcarbamoyl-AMP synthase produces MTADADAILRAARILRDGGIVSFPTETVYGLGARVDDGRAVARIFEAKNRPSFDPLIVHIARIEELDALVSGVTPLALRLIERFWPGPLTLVLPKKDLVPDIVTAGLPSVGVRMPAHPVARALIEETGVPLAAPSANPFGYISPTTASHVEEQLGERVDLILDGGPCAVGVESTIVKISGDGYTLLRPGGVTVEEIEMLAGARLADASGARAVPEAPGQMNQHYSPRTPVRVVKSFKEIGPRTGRCGLIAFMDPHDAPGFERIEVLSPTGDLREAAARLFASLHELDRLGLDVIYAEEVPEEGVGRAIMNRLRRAASRG; encoded by the coding sequence GTGACCGCGGACGCGGACGCTATCCTGCGCGCCGCGCGCATCCTGCGGGACGGCGGCATCGTTTCGTTTCCCACGGAGACCGTGTACGGACTGGGCGCGCGCGTGGACGACGGCAGGGCCGTGGCGCGGATATTCGAGGCCAAAAACAGGCCCTCCTTCGATCCCCTCATCGTGCATATCGCCCGTATCGAGGAGCTCGACGCCCTCGTGTCGGGGGTTACGCCCCTTGCCCTCCGGCTTATCGAACGCTTCTGGCCCGGTCCGCTCACGCTGGTGCTCCCGAAAAAAGACCTGGTCCCCGACATCGTGACCGCCGGGCTCCCGAGCGTTGGCGTGCGTATGCCCGCGCATCCCGTCGCGCGCGCGCTTATCGAGGAGACCGGCGTTCCCCTTGCGGCGCCCAGCGCGAACCCGTTCGGGTATATTAGCCCCACCACCGCCTCGCATGTCGAGGAACAGCTTGGCGAGCGGGTTGACCTGATCCTTGACGGGGGCCCGTGCGCGGTGGGGGTAGAGTCGACCATCGTAAAAATCAGCGGCGATGGTTATACGCTGCTCCGGCCCGGGGGCGTAACCGTCGAGGAAATCGAGATGCTCGCGGGGGCGAGGCTTGCTGACGCGAGCGGCGCCAGGGCGGTCCCCGAGGCGCCGGGACAGATGAACCAGCATTATTCGCCGCGCACCCCGGTCAGGGTCGTGAAAAGCTTTAAGGAAATTGGTCCGCGGACCGGGCGCTGCGGCCTCATCGCGTTCATGGACCCGCACGATGCACCGGGATTCGAAAGGATAGAGGTGCTTTCTCCCACCGGCGATCTGCGCGAGGCGGCGGCGCGCCTGTTCGCCTCCCTGCACGAGCTTGATCGCCTGGGGCTGGACGTCATCTATGCCGAGGAGGTCCCGGAGGAAGGGGTGGGCCGCGCGATCATGAACAGGCTGCGCAGGGCCGCCTCCCGCGGGTAA
- a CDS encoding glycosyltransferase family 1 protein — MPGEHTMKKAPSRKKLKIVDVSEFYAEEGGGVRTYVRQKLQAGSKAGHEIVIVAPGPDNGESELLGGRIVWVKGPHMPFDPRYFVMLRKNRVREILDREKPDVVEGSSPWMGGWFVAKWKGDAVKSFIYHSDPVAVYPQTFFGNALGMDRVDRLFGLFWGYLRRISGHFDVTVTSGKWLADKLERFGLKNPQSVPFGIEKTLFSPKRRSVKVRKAILDKCGMPDDAALFIIVSRLHPEKRLGTLLKAFEIASKSRPMGLVIYGDGPQRKWLLRRIAKLRGVHFAGYTRSREEMADVMASADVFLHGSAAETYGLVVAEAICSGTPVIVPDRGGAADLGRPNYAEIYPTGSHSACAAAMLKILERDRKVLSKACVAASREKIGTMDDHFDMLFDLYASMVKNRKG; from the coding sequence ATGCCCGGGGAGCACACAATGAAAAAAGCGCCTTCCAGAAAAAAGCTGAAAATAGTCGACGTGTCCGAGTTCTACGCGGAGGAGGGCGGCGGCGTGCGCACCTACGTGCGCCAGAAGCTTCAGGCCGGATCGAAAGCCGGGCACGAGATCGTGATCGTCGCGCCGGGCCCGGACAACGGCGAGAGCGAGCTCCTGGGGGGACGCATCGTCTGGGTGAAGGGACCGCACATGCCGTTCGATCCCCGGTACTTCGTCATGCTGAGGAAGAACAGGGTGAGGGAGATACTCGACCGCGAGAAGCCGGACGTCGTCGAGGGCTCGTCGCCGTGGATGGGAGGCTGGTTCGTGGCGAAATGGAAGGGCGACGCCGTGAAGTCCTTCATCTATCACTCGGACCCGGTCGCGGTGTACCCGCAGACCTTTTTCGGGAACGCGCTGGGCATGGACCGGGTGGACCGATTATTCGGGTTGTTCTGGGGTTACCTGCGTCGCATCAGCGGCCATTTCGACGTGACGGTGACGAGCGGAAAATGGCTCGCCGATAAGCTGGAACGCTTCGGATTGAAAAATCCTCAATCGGTGCCGTTCGGGATCGAGAAAACGCTCTTCTCCCCGAAGAGGCGCTCGGTGAAGGTGAGGAAAGCCATTCTCGATAAATGCGGGATGCCGGATGACGCGGCGCTCTTCATCATCGTAAGCCGCCTGCACCCGGAGAAGAGGCTGGGCACCCTGCTCAAAGCGTTCGAGATCGCGTCCAAATCCCGCCCCATGGGGCTCGTCATATACGGGGACGGTCCCCAGCGGAAATGGCTGCTGCGTCGCATTGCCAAGCTCAGGGGCGTGCACTTCGCCGGCTACACGAGGAGCCGGGAAGAGATGGCCGACGTGATGGCGAGCGCCGATGTCTTCCTGCATGGCTCTGCGGCCGAGACCTACGGGCTCGTCGTCGCCGAGGCGATCTGTTCCGGGACGCCGGTGATCGTCCCCGACCGTGGTGGCGCGGCCGACCTGGGGAGGCCCAACTACGCGGAGATTTATCCCACCGGGAGCCATTCCGCCTGCGCCGCGGCCATGCTTAAAATCCTGGAACGCGACCGGAAGGTGCTCTCAAAAGCCTGTGTCGCCGCGAGCAGGGAAAAGATAGGAACCATGGACGATCATTTCGACATGCTGTTCGATCTGTACGCTTCCATGGTCAAGAACAGGAAGGGGTGA
- a CDS encoding DUF2490 domain-containing protein: MIKRLLVILFVVLAFAGTVSAKTIHTAEAYRSWLYLNYTAMISENWGFDVLGSHSYEYSRDNHNEASATNTFPKQTFLWELFAGPMYVQKFGDFTFKLPVWYYYQGFPTRVHEGKDQYFYTHNIEIVPTIDYKMGNWTFWNRIILHNKLYSSFYENDDTAAFAGKSDSKLANGHCLLVREYFRVQYSVNPTLRLLVGDEIFVGVIEDKDTKDITSQRMSPGFERKGLNQNRFYTGFSYTLAPGMAITPLYMFQTVYGVPNERRLTEKDHYLFLVLSYQMKLY, from the coding sequence ATGATAAAAAGGTTACTCGTAATTTTATTCGTGGTTCTTGCGTTCGCGGGTACGGTTTCCGCGAAAACTATCCACACGGCGGAGGCGTACCGCTCGTGGCTTTATCTGAATTATACGGCGATGATTTCCGAAAACTGGGGCTTCGATGTGCTGGGAAGCCACAGCTATGAGTACAGCAGGGATAATCACAATGAGGCGTCCGCCACAAATACATTTCCCAAGCAGACCTTCTTATGGGAGCTTTTTGCCGGTCCCATGTACGTACAAAAGTTTGGCGATTTCACCTTCAAGCTGCCGGTATGGTATTATTACCAGGGATTTCCCACCCGAGTTCATGAGGGCAAAGACCAGTATTTCTATACGCATAATATAGAAATAGTACCCACGATCGATTACAAGATGGGGAACTGGACCTTCTGGAACAGGATCATTCTACATAACAAGCTTTATTCATCGTTTTATGAAAACGACGACACTGCCGCATTCGCCGGAAAGAGCGACAGCAAGCTGGCGAATGGTCATTGCCTCCTCGTTCGTGAGTACTTCAGGGTACAGTATTCGGTGAATCCCACCCTTCGTCTCCTGGTGGGCGACGAGATATTCGTAGGCGTCATCGAGGATAAAGACACCAAGGATATTACATCCCAAAGAATGAGCCCCGGATTCGAGCGTAAAGGCCTTAACCAGAATCGCTTCTATACAGGATTCAGCTATACCCTGGCTCCCGGGATGGCGATCACCCCTCTGTACATGTTTCAGACGGTGTATGGGGTTCCCAACGAGCGCAGGTTGACGGAGAAAGACCACTACCTCTTCCTGGTGCTCTCATACCAGATGAAGCTTTATTAG
- a CDS encoding tRNA 2-thiocytidine biosynthesis protein TtcA — protein sequence MMHLKIQLLFARRSVMLKKSHREFITQTRKTVGRAINRYGMVKAGDRVLVALSGGKDSLVLLDTITERLRYLPITYEVAAAHVVIECMPRQASEDYLREFCGERGIALHIRTVPGRIDFARGSSPCFVCSWHRRRELFILMKELGFNRLAFGHHMDDIVETLIMNMAIHGKICAMPLTLSMFSGQFDLIRPLGLLAEKDIVRYVKLKGLVPGEYICPYGQSSMRAVTKNLVKEMHALSRFALHNLFTAPSRIDTEYIP from the coding sequence TTGATGCACCTTAAAATTCAATTACTTTTCGCGCGCAGGTCGGTTATGCTGAAAAAAAGCCATCGGGAATTCATTACGCAGACCCGGAAGACGGTGGGACGCGCCATAAACCGTTACGGGATGGTGAAGGCGGGCGACAGGGTGCTGGTCGCGCTCTCGGGGGGGAAAGACTCCCTGGTTTTGTTGGATACGATCACGGAGCGGCTGCGCTACCTGCCCATAACCTATGAGGTTGCCGCCGCGCACGTGGTGATCGAGTGCATGCCGCGCCAGGCGAGCGAGGACTACCTGCGTGAATTCTGCGGGGAGCGCGGGATCGCGCTGCATATCCGTACGGTTCCCGGCAGGATCGACTTTGCGCGCGGCAGCTCGCCCTGCTTCGTCTGCTCGTGGCACCGGCGCAGGGAGCTCTTCATCCTCATGAAAGAACTGGGATTCAACAGGCTCGCCTTCGGCCATCACATGGACGATATCGTCGAAACCCTGATTATGAACATGGCGATTCACGGGAAGATTTGCGCGATGCCGCTCACGCTTTCGATGTTTAGCGGGCAGTTCGATCTCATCCGCCCGCTCGGTCTCCTCGCGGAAAAGGACATCGTACGGTACGTGAAGCTGAAGGGACTGGTTCCCGGGGAATATATATGCCCCTACGGCCAGAGCTCGATGCGCGCGGTGACGAAAAACCTCGTGAAGGAGATGCACGCGCTTTCGCGATTCGCCCTGCATAACCTGTTCACGGCGCCCTCGCGCATAGACACCGAGTACATCCCCTGA
- a CDS encoding response regulator, producing MAKGIIVDDSKFMRRIIKDVLEEGGHEVLGEAENGAEGLDAFKKFRPDFVTMDITMMGKDGIEAVAEIKAVDPNAKIVVISALSQTTLKLSDSKIQATAFLTKPFEKEELLKILKDIL from the coding sequence ATGGCAAAAGGGATCATCGTAGACGACTCCAAGTTCATGCGAAGAATCATCAAGGACGTATTGGAGGAAGGCGGGCACGAGGTACTCGGGGAGGCGGAAAACGGCGCCGAGGGGCTCGATGCGTTCAAGAAGTTCAGGCCCGACTTCGTCACTATGGACATCACCATGATGGGCAAGGACGGCATCGAGGCCGTTGCCGAAATCAAGGCGGTGGACCCCAATGCGAAGATCGTGGTGATCTCCGCGCTGAGCCAGACCACGCTTAAACTGAGCGATTCAAAGATCCAGGCGACGGCCTTTCTCACCAAGCCGTTCGAGAAAGAAGAGCTTTTAAAAATTTTGAAAGACATACTGTAA
- a CDS encoding cyclic nucleotide-binding domain-containing protein — protein sequence MAPGSFLRLYTAATPPAEAFLLSEGVVYFFVTDADKYAVKGSNLIIGATELVLNGLVGKECSRLETAITDSGSVVKKIPAEKFLASMSNYSFAINISMVMAKQVLLTNQIINKNMGSLKGDEMRGKEIAVEYYRIVARLKKEWDKRRLPWLKQLAEKYEANLLFKRGEAFDRGAEATKISAPITMSDTTLEFPGGSVICEEGSVGDEMYILQSGTIDVYMNGNRITGISEAGYVFGEMALLLGEKRSATLKAKGEVVLTRLKRSNLKDIAQQHGDVLLSIIKSLAEKHLFNIEKIAAINGMILEKALSAQEQGGSPQKVLDKHRAENELAGMKRELETQLSAKKADFLDDLTATF from the coding sequence ATGGCACCGGGCAGCTTCCTCAGGCTTTACACCGCAGCGACGCCCCCCGCCGAGGCCTTCCTGCTGTCCGAGGGTGTCGTCTATTTCTTCGTGACCGACGCCGACAAGTACGCCGTAAAGGGCAGCAACCTGATAATCGGCGCCACCGAACTGGTACTGAACGGCCTTGTGGGCAAGGAATGCAGCAGGCTCGAGACCGCCATCACCGATTCCGGCTCGGTCGTGAAAAAGATTCCCGCCGAAAAATTTCTCGCCTCCATGAGCAACTATTCCTTTGCCATCAACATCTCGATGGTGATGGCGAAGCAGGTGCTCCTCACGAACCAGATCATCAACAAGAACATGGGCTCCCTCAAGGGGGATGAGATGCGCGGCAAGGAGATCGCCGTCGAGTATTACCGGATAGTCGCGCGTCTCAAGAAGGAGTGGGACAAACGGCGCCTCCCCTGGCTCAAGCAACTGGCCGAGAAATATGAGGCGAACCTGCTTTTTAAACGCGGCGAGGCCTTCGACCGCGGAGCCGAGGCCACCAAGATCAGCGCTCCCATAACCATGAGCGATACGACCCTGGAGTTTCCCGGCGGATCGGTCATCTGCGAGGAGGGGAGCGTCGGCGACGAGATGTACATTCTGCAGTCGGGCACCATCGATGTCTACATGAACGGAAACCGCATAACGGGAATTTCCGAAGCGGGGTACGTGTTCGGCGAAATGGCGCTGCTGCTCGGGGAAAAAAGATCTGCGACGCTTAAGGCGAAGGGCGAGGTGGTGCTCACCAGGCTCAAGCGCAGCAACCTGAAAGATATCGCCCAACAGCATGGGGACGTGCTTCTCTCGATCATCAAGTCGCTGGCCGAGAAGCACCTGTTCAACATCGAAAAAATCGCCGCCATAAACGGCATGATTCTCGAGAAAGCCCTTTCCGCCCAGGAGCAGGGTGGTTCACCGCAAAAGGTGCTCGACAAGCACAGGGCCGAAAACGAGCTCGCGGGGATGAAGAGGGAACTGGAGACCCAGCTGAGCGCAAAAAAAGCCGATTTCCTGGACGACCTGACGGCGACGTTCTAG
- a CDS encoding PadR family transcriptional regulator: protein MKIEITILGLLMEENLYGYEIKKKIVERLEDYVDIKFGSIYYAIKKAVDNGWVKRVGTEKEGGNPERYIYQVLPTGRKYYKKMLKQYFEHTMIHFDIDIVLMFLNSLSPEQREAFIEDRIELAKEKLSDIRIKIEEEEKLPEDKSHIHIFTYLENHLKAELNWLKSLKRGDVSAVEAES from the coding sequence ATGAAGATAGAAATAACGATTCTTGGCCTGCTCATGGAAGAAAACCTGTACGGATATGAAATAAAGAAGAAAATCGTCGAGCGTCTCGAAGATTACGTTGATATAAAGTTCGGATCCATCTACTACGCAATCAAGAAGGCGGTGGATAACGGCTGGGTGAAGCGCGTTGGAACCGAGAAGGAAGGGGGTAACCCGGAGCGTTACATCTACCAGGTTCTGCCGACGGGACGGAAGTATTACAAGAAGATGCTCAAGCAGTATTTCGAGCACACGATGATACATTTCGATATCGATATCGTGCTCATGTTCCTGAATTCGCTGAGCCCCGAACAGCGCGAAGCGTTCATCGAGGACAGGATCGAGCTTGCCAAGGAGAAATTATCGGACATCCGGATCAAGATCGAGGAAGAGGAAAAACTCCCGGAAGACAAATCGCACATTCACATTTTCACCTACCTGGAAAACCACCTGAAGGCGGAGCTTAACTGGTTGAAGTCGCTGAAGCGCGGAGATGTAAGCGCGGTTGAGGCCGAGTCCTAG
- the ruvA gene encoding Holliday junction branch migration protein RuvA: MISKLRGKIDELKPAEVVIDAGGVGYRCSIPFSTYEKLRGDSEAVLHIYTHHREDQLRLFGFYTQTEKNLFMMLLGIPGIGPAMSLAILSGISIDVLVGAVKANNPGALMRIPGVGKAKAEKLIFELARKAKKIEALTQDVSAPVTARSEAIEALVSLGFDDARASKAVEAAVKENPSADTEHVLKAALKLLA; encoded by the coding sequence ATGATTTCCAAGCTCAGGGGGAAAATTGACGAGTTGAAGCCCGCCGAGGTGGTGATCGATGCCGGCGGAGTCGGGTACCGGTGCAGCATCCCCTTTTCCACGTATGAAAAGCTGCGAGGCGATAGCGAGGCCGTCCTTCATATTTACACGCATCACCGCGAAGACCAGTTGCGGCTCTTCGGTTTCTATACCCAGACGGAAAAGAACCTGTTCATGATGCTGCTCGGCATACCGGGCATCGGCCCCGCCATGTCCCTCGCGATTCTTTCGGGCATCTCAATCGATGTCCTTGTCGGCGCGGTAAAGGCAAACAACCCCGGTGCGCTCATGCGCATCCCGGGGGTAGGCAAGGCCAAGGCGGAAAAGCTGATATTCGAACTGGCAAGGAAGGCGAAGAAAATCGAGGCCCTGACCCAGGACGTTTCCGCTCCTGTAACCGCCCGGAGCGAGGCGATAGAAGCGCTTGTTTCCCTGGGTTTTGATGACGCGCGCGCGTCGAAAGCGGTCGAGGCCGCCGTTAAAGAGAACCCTTCGGCCGATACGGAGCATGTGCTCAAGGCGGCTCTCAAACTGCTCGCCTGA
- the ruvC gene encoding crossover junction endodeoxyribonuclease RuvC: MRVLGIDPGYGILGWAVIEDSFKALAYGVIETSKQAHFDDRLHEIHTGMTVIIREYAPETAAMEKLFHARNTTTSLDVAKAIGVVILTLRMHGLRCAEYSPLQVKYALTGYGRASKSQMQEMVLRLFGMKEIPRPDDAADALAIAACHSMAGKSPQRAPIRKSS, translated from the coding sequence GTGAGAGTCCTTGGTATCGATCCGGGATACGGGATTCTGGGATGGGCGGTAATCGAGGATTCGTTCAAGGCCCTCGCATACGGGGTGATCGAAACCTCCAAACAGGCGCACTTTGACGACAGGCTTCACGAGATACATACCGGCATGACGGTGATCATCAGGGAGTATGCACCCGAGACCGCGGCCATGGAAAAGCTTTTTCACGCCCGCAATACGACCACCTCCCTGGACGTGGCAAAGGCCATAGGCGTGGTAATTCTCACCCTGCGCATGCATGGATTAAGGTGTGCCGAATATTCCCCCCTCCAGGTAAAGTACGCCCTCACCGGGTACGGCCGCGCTTCGAAATCTCAGATGCAGGAGATGGTGCTTCGACTGTTCGGCATGAAGGAGATTCCCCGGCCCGACGACGCCGCGGACGCGCTCGCGATAGCGGCCTGCCATTCGATGGCCGGGAAGTCGCCGCAGCGGGCGCCGATACGCAAATCCTCCTGA
- a CDS encoding YebC/PmpR family DNA-binding transcriptional regulator has translation MSGHSKWATIKRKKAATDSKRGALFTKIIREITVAAKMGGDDVNSNPRLKNALQKAKENNMPSDTVERGIKKGMGTLEGVVYEEITYEGYGPGGVAIMVECLTDNKKRTAPELRTIFSKNGGNLGESGSVSYLFERKGMIIIEAGQASEDAVMELVLELGVEDVRNEDGTIVIITPPAAYQEVLDMVNGKSWKLVMNEISRIPKTTVPLDDKKAEQCLRLIEGLEDQDDVQQVYSNYEIPDDVMARISEAR, from the coding sequence ATGTCAGGACATTCCAAATGGGCTACCATAAAGCGCAAGAAGGCCGCGACCGATTCGAAGCGGGGCGCATTGTTCACGAAAATAATCCGTGAGATCACCGTGGCGGCCAAGATGGGCGGCGACGACGTCAATTCGAATCCGCGCTTGAAAAACGCCCTGCAGAAAGCCAAGGAAAACAACATGCCCAGTGATACCGTGGAGCGCGGGATCAAAAAGGGCATGGGAACGCTCGAGGGGGTCGTCTACGAGGAGATTACATACGAGGGCTACGGACCCGGGGGCGTTGCCATCATGGTGGAGTGCCTCACCGACAACAAGAAACGCACGGCGCCGGAGCTCCGCACTATATTCTCAAAGAACGGCGGAAACCTCGGAGAATCGGGAAGCGTTTCGTACCTCTTCGAGCGCAAGGGTATGATTATCATCGAGGCGGGGCAGGCCAGCGAAGACGCCGTCATGGAGCTGGTACTTGAGTTGGGGGTCGAGGATGTAAGGAACGAGGACGGCACCATCGTGATCATCACGCCGCCCGCCGCATACCAGGAAGTGCTGGACATGGTGAACGGGAAAAGCTGGAAGCTGGTCATGAACGAAATTTCTCGCATTCCCAAGACCACCGTGCCGCTGGATGACAAGAAGGCCGAACAATGCCTTCGCCTTATCGAGGGCCTGGAGGACCAGGATGACGTGCAGCAGGTTTATTCCAATTATGAGATACCCGATGATGTCATGGCGCGCATCAGCGAGGCGAGGTAG